Proteins from one Vespa crabro chromosome 11, iyVesCrab1.2, whole genome shotgun sequence genomic window:
- the LOC124427984 gene encoding U2 small nuclear ribonucleoprotein auxiliary factor 35 kDa subunit-related protein 1 isoform X3 codes for MEVRSSVSCSHKAWRRIAKRERRRRLRCKAAKEREADEERLRAALERTAEYLNWCKEKEQREKEEEELEKREHEEREKLWLEEELKAQKEWHILQERKARARQQQLEQEEKIRKEFEAKQEIIRKKEDEEKRKREEEIKQREILQKEIDDYIDEGIKTPEALRKTIDSQPGKELCPFFSKTGACRYGDTCSRNHRRVCLSKILLIPNFYSHFSLEKNSTEYDTDIALEFENSETRQHFCEFYNDVVPELEFLGKIKTLKLCCNTEIHLRGNLYVEYYTEREAAKALRKLKGRWYAGRQLNCEFANLKSWRSAVCGMLKCPKGRACNFLHTFKNPHAEYDIKSPPRYSKAVGSESNSKRSEQRNRSTWEEYIYDETDESRNWRWSESPEIETPEKRLRNSEKQYRHTNEKNGHRSSRYDKKQDRSSRSSRRFRKTSTERKNHHSSSIKSRRCYEKKHDNDDFHKNKRSIKKYSNEIKKEYDNSDENYERMKSISKKCKYSRTYSTFVNQDDENTKSRSRQSEEHDDLNFSSLKTENDINRFTSENKDNDVKKRKKEPKSKWDSKNFDDTSLESVNSSDSDSASDNSELRRTTNKRSPDGWTTTDSDNEEDNKRV; via the exons ATGGAGGTTCGTTCATCGGTATCGTGCAGTCATAAAGCATGGAGACGTATTGCAAAGAGAGAACGACGCAGACGTTTACGTTGTAAAGCTGCGAAGGAGCGCGAAGCAGACGAAGAACGATTGAGGGCAGCACTCGAACGTACCGCGGAATATTTGAATTGGtgcaaagaaaaggaacagcgtgagaaagaggaagaagaattagaaaaacgagaacacgaagaaagagaaaaattgtgGCTCGAAGAAGAG CTTAAAGCACAAAAAGAGTGGCATATCCTTCAAGAACGAAAGGCAAGAGCTAGACAACAGCAATTAgagcaagaagaaaaaattcgaaaagagTTTGAGGCTAAACAAGAAATTAtacgtaaaaaagaagatgaagagaagCGTAAACGAGAAGAGGAGATAAAACAAAGGGAAATACTGCAAAAGGAAATTGATGATTATATAGATGAGGGAATAAAAACGCCTGAGGCTCTTAGAAAAACTATCGACAGTCAACCTGGCAAAGAACtttgtcctttcttttctaaaacAGGTGCTTGCAG ATATGGAGATACATGTTCCAGAAATCATCGTCGAGTTTGCTTAAGTAAGATTCTTCTAATACCTAATTTTTATTCACACTTTTCTCTGGAAAAGAATTCAACAGAATATGATACAGACATTGCATTGGAATTTGAAAATTCTGAAACCAGACAACACTTTTGTGAATTTTATAATGACGTTGTACCGGAATTGGAATTTCTAGGAAAAATTAAGACTCTTAAACTATGTTGCAATACTGAAATTCATTTACGCGGTAATTTGTACGTTGAGTATTATACAGAACGAGAAGCTGCGAAAGCTCTGAGAAAGCTAAAGGGTCGTTGGTACGCCGGCAGGCAATTGAATTGTGAATTTGCTAATTTGAAATCGTGGAGAAGTGCTGTGTGTGGTATGTTAAAGTGTCCTAAAGGTAGAGCTTGCAACTTTCTGCACACTTTTAAAAATCCTCATGCTGAATATGATATCAAAAGTCCACCTCGTTATTCAAAAGCTGTTGGTTCAGAAAGTAATAGTAAAAGAAGTGAACAAAG GAATAGATCTACATGGGAAGAATACATTTATGATGAAACTGATGAAAGTAGAAATTGGAGATGGTCAGAATCACCTGAAATAGAAACACCTGAAAAACGTTTAAGAAATAGTGAAAAACAATACAGAcatacaaacgaaaaaaatggtCATCGTTCTTCTAGATACGATAAAAAACAAGATCGAAGTTCCAGAAGTTCCAGGAGATTTAGAAAAACGtctacagaaagaaaaaatcatcatTCAAGTTCAATTAAATCTCGAAGGTGTTACGAGAAGAAacatgataatgacgattttcataagaacaaacgATCCATCAAAAAGTattctaatgaaataaaaaaggaatatgataatagtgatgaaaattatgaaagaatgaagtCAATTTCGAAAAAGTGCAAATATTCGAGAACATATTCTACATTTGTTAACCAGGATGATGAAAATACTAAATCTAGGTCGAGACAATCAGAGGAACATGATGATCTTAATTTTTCGAGTTTAAAAACTGAGAACGACATCAATAGGTTTACATcggaaaataaagataacgacgtaaaaaaaaggaaaaaggaaccTAAATCAAAGTGGGATAGTaaaaatttcgatgatacgtcTCTAGAAAGTGTAAACTCGAGTGATTCTGATTCTGCGTCTGATAATAGTGAATTACGTAGGACTACAAATAAACGATCTCCGGACGGTTGGACGACAACCGACTCTGATaatgaagaagataataaacg GGTTTAG
- the LOC124427984 gene encoding U2 small nuclear ribonucleoprotein auxiliary factor 35 kDa subunit-related protein 1 isoform X2 translates to MEVRSSVSCSHKAWRRIAKRERRRRLRCKAAKEREADEERLRAALERTAEYLNWCKEKEQREKEEEELEKREHEEREKLWLEEELKAQKEWHILQERKARARQQQLEQEEKIRKEFEAKQEIIRKKEDEEKRKREEEIKQREILQKEIDDYIDEGIKTPEALRKTIDSQPGKELCPFFSKTGACRYGDTCSRNHRRVCLSKILLIPNFYSHFSLEKNSTEYDTDIALEFENSETRQHFCEFYNDVVPELEFLGKIKTLKLCCNTEIHLRGNLYVEYYTEREAAKALRKLKGRWYAGRQLNCEFANLKSWRSAVCGMLKCPKGRACNFLHTFKNPHAEYDIKSPPRYSKAVGSESNSKRSEQRNRSTWEEYIYDETDESRNWRWSESPEIETPEKRLRNSEKQYRHTNEKNGHRSSRYDKKQDRSSRSSRRFRKTSTERKNHHSSSIKSRRCYEKKHDNDDFHKNKRSIKKYSNEIKKEYDNSDENYERMKSISKKCKYSRTYSTFVNQDDENTKSRSRQSEEHDDLNFSSLKTENDINRFTSENKDNDVKKRKKEPKSKWDSKNFDDTSLESVNSSDSDSASDNSELRRTTNKRSPDGWTTTDSDNEEDNKRFAIKIRS, encoded by the exons ATGGAGGTTCGTTCATCGGTATCGTGCAGTCATAAAGCATGGAGACGTATTGCAAAGAGAGAACGACGCAGACGTTTACGTTGTAAAGCTGCGAAGGAGCGCGAAGCAGACGAAGAACGATTGAGGGCAGCACTCGAACGTACCGCGGAATATTTGAATTGGtgcaaagaaaaggaacagcgtgagaaagaggaagaagaattagaaaaacgagaacacgaagaaagagaaaaattgtgGCTCGAAGAAGAG CTTAAAGCACAAAAAGAGTGGCATATCCTTCAAGAACGAAAGGCAAGAGCTAGACAACAGCAATTAgagcaagaagaaaaaattcgaaaagagTTTGAGGCTAAACAAGAAATTAtacgtaaaaaagaagatgaagagaagCGTAAACGAGAAGAGGAGATAAAACAAAGGGAAATACTGCAAAAGGAAATTGATGATTATATAGATGAGGGAATAAAAACGCCTGAGGCTCTTAGAAAAACTATCGACAGTCAACCTGGCAAAGAACtttgtcctttcttttctaaaacAGGTGCTTGCAG ATATGGAGATACATGTTCCAGAAATCATCGTCGAGTTTGCTTAAGTAAGATTCTTCTAATACCTAATTTTTATTCACACTTTTCTCTGGAAAAGAATTCAACAGAATATGATACAGACATTGCATTGGAATTTGAAAATTCTGAAACCAGACAACACTTTTGTGAATTTTATAATGACGTTGTACCGGAATTGGAATTTCTAGGAAAAATTAAGACTCTTAAACTATGTTGCAATACTGAAATTCATTTACGCGGTAATTTGTACGTTGAGTATTATACAGAACGAGAAGCTGCGAAAGCTCTGAGAAAGCTAAAGGGTCGTTGGTACGCCGGCAGGCAATTGAATTGTGAATTTGCTAATTTGAAATCGTGGAGAAGTGCTGTGTGTGGTATGTTAAAGTGTCCTAAAGGTAGAGCTTGCAACTTTCTGCACACTTTTAAAAATCCTCATGCTGAATATGATATCAAAAGTCCACCTCGTTATTCAAAAGCTGTTGGTTCAGAAAGTAATAGTAAAAGAAGTGAACAAAG GAATAGATCTACATGGGAAGAATACATTTATGATGAAACTGATGAAAGTAGAAATTGGAGATGGTCAGAATCACCTGAAATAGAAACACCTGAAAAACGTTTAAGAAATAGTGAAAAACAATACAGAcatacaaacgaaaaaaatggtCATCGTTCTTCTAGATACGATAAAAAACAAGATCGAAGTTCCAGAAGTTCCAGGAGATTTAGAAAAACGtctacagaaagaaaaaatcatcatTCAAGTTCAATTAAATCTCGAAGGTGTTACGAGAAGAAacatgataatgacgattttcataagaacaaacgATCCATCAAAAAGTattctaatgaaataaaaaaggaatatgataatagtgatgaaaattatgaaagaatgaagtCAATTTCGAAAAAGTGCAAATATTCGAGAACATATTCTACATTTGTTAACCAGGATGATGAAAATACTAAATCTAGGTCGAGACAATCAGAGGAACATGATGATCTTAATTTTTCGAGTTTAAAAACTGAGAACGACATCAATAGGTTTACATcggaaaataaagataacgacgtaaaaaaaaggaaaaaggaaccTAAATCAAAGTGGGATAGTaaaaatttcgatgatacgtcTCTAGAAAGTGTAAACTCGAGTGATTCTGATTCTGCGTCTGATAATAGTGAATTACGTAGGACTACAAATAAACGATCTCCGGACGGTTGGACGACAACCGACTCTGATaatgaagaagataataaacg atttgCAATAAAGATACGCTCTTAA
- the LOC124427984 gene encoding U2 small nuclear ribonucleoprotein auxiliary factor 35 kDa subunit-related protein 1 isoform X1, translated as MEVRSSVSCSHKAWRRIAKRERRRRLRCKAAKEREADEERLRAALERTAEYLNWCKEKEQREKEEEELEKREHEEREKLWLEEELKAQKEWHILQERKARARQQQLEQEEKIRKEFEAKQEIIRKKEDEEKRKREEEIKQREILQKEIDDYIDEGIKTPEALRKTIDSQPGKELCPFFSKTGACRYGDTCSRNHRRVCLSKILLIPNFYSHFSLEKNSTEYDTDIALEFENSETRQHFCEFYNDVVPELEFLGKIKTLKLCCNTEIHLRGNLYVEYYTEREAAKALRKLKGRWYAGRQLNCEFANLKSWRSAVCGMLKCPKGRACNFLHTFKNPHAEYDIKSPPRYSKAVGSESNSKRSEQRNRSTWEEYIYDETDESRNWRWSESPEIETPEKRLRNSEKQYRHTNEKNGHRSSRYDKKQDRSSRSSRRFRKTSTERKNHHSSSIKSRRCYEKKHDNDDFHKNKRSIKKYSNEIKKEYDNSDENYERMKSISKKCKYSRTYSTFVNQDDENTKSRSRQSEEHDDLNFSSLKTENDINRFTSENKDNDVKKRKKEPKSKWDSKNFDDTSLESVNSSDSDSASDNSELRRTTNKRSPDGWTTTDSDNEEDNKRNSKSPYVFQ; from the exons ATGGAGGTTCGTTCATCGGTATCGTGCAGTCATAAAGCATGGAGACGTATTGCAAAGAGAGAACGACGCAGACGTTTACGTTGTAAAGCTGCGAAGGAGCGCGAAGCAGACGAAGAACGATTGAGGGCAGCACTCGAACGTACCGCGGAATATTTGAATTGGtgcaaagaaaaggaacagcgtgagaaagaggaagaagaattagaaaaacgagaacacgaagaaagagaaaaattgtgGCTCGAAGAAGAG CTTAAAGCACAAAAAGAGTGGCATATCCTTCAAGAACGAAAGGCAAGAGCTAGACAACAGCAATTAgagcaagaagaaaaaattcgaaaagagTTTGAGGCTAAACAAGAAATTAtacgtaaaaaagaagatgaagagaagCGTAAACGAGAAGAGGAGATAAAACAAAGGGAAATACTGCAAAAGGAAATTGATGATTATATAGATGAGGGAATAAAAACGCCTGAGGCTCTTAGAAAAACTATCGACAGTCAACCTGGCAAAGAACtttgtcctttcttttctaaaacAGGTGCTTGCAG ATATGGAGATACATGTTCCAGAAATCATCGTCGAGTTTGCTTAAGTAAGATTCTTCTAATACCTAATTTTTATTCACACTTTTCTCTGGAAAAGAATTCAACAGAATATGATACAGACATTGCATTGGAATTTGAAAATTCTGAAACCAGACAACACTTTTGTGAATTTTATAATGACGTTGTACCGGAATTGGAATTTCTAGGAAAAATTAAGACTCTTAAACTATGTTGCAATACTGAAATTCATTTACGCGGTAATTTGTACGTTGAGTATTATACAGAACGAGAAGCTGCGAAAGCTCTGAGAAAGCTAAAGGGTCGTTGGTACGCCGGCAGGCAATTGAATTGTGAATTTGCTAATTTGAAATCGTGGAGAAGTGCTGTGTGTGGTATGTTAAAGTGTCCTAAAGGTAGAGCTTGCAACTTTCTGCACACTTTTAAAAATCCTCATGCTGAATATGATATCAAAAGTCCACCTCGTTATTCAAAAGCTGTTGGTTCAGAAAGTAATAGTAAAAGAAGTGAACAAAG GAATAGATCTACATGGGAAGAATACATTTATGATGAAACTGATGAAAGTAGAAATTGGAGATGGTCAGAATCACCTGAAATAGAAACACCTGAAAAACGTTTAAGAAATAGTGAAAAACAATACAGAcatacaaacgaaaaaaatggtCATCGTTCTTCTAGATACGATAAAAAACAAGATCGAAGTTCCAGAAGTTCCAGGAGATTTAGAAAAACGtctacagaaagaaaaaatcatcatTCAAGTTCAATTAAATCTCGAAGGTGTTACGAGAAGAAacatgataatgacgattttcataagaacaaacgATCCATCAAAAAGTattctaatgaaataaaaaaggaatatgataatagtgatgaaaattatgaaagaatgaagtCAATTTCGAAAAAGTGCAAATATTCGAGAACATATTCTACATTTGTTAACCAGGATGATGAAAATACTAAATCTAGGTCGAGACAATCAGAGGAACATGATGATCTTAATTTTTCGAGTTTAAAAACTGAGAACGACATCAATAGGTTTACATcggaaaataaagataacgacgtaaaaaaaaggaaaaaggaaccTAAATCAAAGTGGGATAGTaaaaatttcgatgatacgtcTCTAGAAAGTGTAAACTCGAGTGATTCTGATTCTGCGTCTGATAATAGTGAATTACGTAGGACTACAAATAAACGATCTCCGGACGGTTGGACGACAACCGACTCTGATaatgaagaagataataaacg GAATTCGAAATCTCCATATGTGTTTCAATAA
- the LOC124427985 gene encoding thymus-specific serine protease-like: MYVLLILLVSIYYSLVDGFGLHGFTFKGLDEPQILDSRTKDVREEWLIQPLDHFNSRDNNLWHMRYYKNAAFSTQTGPILIMLGGEWEIKPNFLTNGLMYDIAVTHGAMMYYTEHRYYGKSKPIQNISEENLQYLNVDQALADIAYFIERMKRNLGKENAKVIVFGGSYAGNMAVWARLKYPHLIQGAVASSAPIYAKADFYEYNEIVARSLRSYDEQCPIDIKAAFDSVKELLTGNGGAEKLKTYFNLCKVPNVKSNNDVSHLINIFIEKFAGIVQYNKNQDGNKSDISVCCDNMTATYLGSPLQRLARLLSKDDGSCLDASYEQFISRHRNISWSSDSIIRRWYYQTCTEYGYYSTTDSEDSIFGSLVPLDYFLNICVNLYGNYYDGNFLKSRIERTNLIYGGYKPDITNVIFTNGDLDPWHKLSVLLDLNESTPAILIKGASHCQDLMNDLPTDLPDLREARKTVRNIIAKWITS, from the exons ATGTACGTCTTACTAATTCTGTtagtttctatatattattcacTCGTTGATGGTTTTGGCCTCCATGGATTTACTTTTAAGGGTTTAGATGAGCCACAAATATTGGATTCTCGTACAAAAGATGTACGTGAGGAATGGTTAATCCAACCATTGGATCATTTTAATTCACGTGATAATAACTTATGGCATATg cGTTACTACAAAAATGCAGCCTTTTCAACACAAACTGGACCGATATTGATCATGCTCGGCGGAGAATGGGAAATAAAACctaattttttaacaaatggACTGATGTACGACATTGCTGTTACTCATGGAGCCATGATGTATTATACTGAACATCGATATTACGGAAAGAGTAAACCCATACA aaaCATTAGTGAAGAAAATCTGCAATATTTGAACGTCGATCAAGCTTTGGCTGATATAGCTTATTTCATTGAAAGGATGAAGCGAAACCTTGGTAAAGAAAACGCAAAAGTAATTGTTTTCGGTGGATCATATGCTGGTAATATGGCAGTGTGGGCTAGATTAAAATATCCTCATCTCATtcag GGTGCCGTGGCTAGTAGTGCTCCGATATATGCAAAAGCTGATTTTTATG aaTATAACGAAATTGTGGCAAGGTCACTTCGTAGCTATGACGAACAATGTCCGATCGATATTAAAGCTGCGTTTGATTCCGTAAAGGAATTATTGACTGGTAATGGTGGTgctgaaaaattgaaaacatatttcaa tcTGTGCAAAGTGCCGAATGTGAAATCTAATAACGATGTTAGTCaccttataaatattttcatagag AAATTTGCTGGAATTGttcaatataacaaaaatcagGATGGTAACAAGTCGGATATCTCTGTTTGTTGTGATAATATGACAGCAACGTATTTGGGATCACCACTTCAAAGATTAGCTCGACTGCTGAGTAAAGACGATGGTAGTTGTTTAGATGCGAGTTATGAACAGTTCATATCACGCCATAGGAATATAAGCTGGAGTTCAGACAGTATAA TAAGGAGGTGGTATTACCAAACGTGTACGGAGTATGGTTATTACTCGACAACTGATTCCGAAGATTCGATTTTTGGATCTCTTGTCCCATTAGATTACTTCCTGAATATTTGCGTCAACTTATATGGAAATTa TTACGATGGTAATTTTTTGAAATCAAGAatagaacgaacgaatttaATTTACGGTGGTTATAAACCGGATATAACCAATGTCATTTTTACAAATGGCGATTTGGATCCTTGGCATAAACTTTCAGTTTTACTAGACTTGAATGAATCTACACCAGCTATACTTATAAAAG GTGCATCTCATTGTCAAGATTTAATGAATGATCTTCCTACGGACCTGCCAGATTTAAGGGAGGCAAGAAAAACTGTACGTAATATTATAGCTAAGTGGATAACATCATGA
- the LOC124427986 gene encoding alpha-tocopherol transfer protein-like, translated as MDGAVVEWVTEEDNYECKLSNETKILAKDELREDKNTRDQALEQMRSWIKLNPRIKNCRLDAQFLLRFLRCKKFNVPMAQETIERYLLLRQVYHPAFTHLDVMEPTMEELLSLGYLFAAPGRDRKGRRVIIARPGVFDPHKYTNADMCKIHAITYEALMEDEESQVRGFVHFADGAGVSFPHLTLFTPKEAVRIVKNGERTVPMRHKEVHAINAHPSLKFALDFGMSLISEKIKSRVKIYTSLEDALNNKMDASMLPKEYGGTMPMKEMIDLWRQELLEIRPILLSHDKMQVCLDQYSEKAREGAVSALKQGFGCSSVGSSDNMMSGISGSFRKLEVD; from the exons ATGGATGGTGCTGTGGTAGAATGGGTTACCGAAGAGGACAATTATGAGTGCAAACTTTCCAACGAAACAAAAATACTTGCAAAGGATGAGCTCAGAGAAGATAAGAATACACGCGATCAAGCACTAGAGCAGATGCGTAGttggataaaattaaatcCACGTATTAAAAATTGTCGACTCG ATGCACAATTTTTATTGAGATTCTTACGATGCAAGAAGTTTAATGTACCTATGGCTCAAGAAACTATCGAACGATATCTTCTCTTACGTCAAGTTTATCATCCTGCATTTACTCATTTGGATGTAATGGAACCAACGATGGAAGAATTACTTTCCTTGGG aTATCTATTCGCCGCACCAGGTCGCGATCGCAAAGGTCGTCGTGTTATCATTGCCAGACCAG gtGTTTTTGATCCGCATAAATATACAAACGCAGATATGTGTAAGATACACGCTATTACTTATGAAGCTTTGATGGAAGACGAGGAGAGTCAAGTTCGTGGATTTGTTCATTTTGCTGATGGCGCTGGTGTCAGCTTTCCTCATCTTACTTTGTTTACACCTAAGGAAGCTGTTCGCATTGTTAAAAATGGAGAA cGTACAGTACCGATGAGACACAAAGAAGTTCATGCTATCAACGCACATCCATCTTTGAAGTTTGCCCTTGATTTTGGAATGTCCTTGATAtccgagaaaataaaaagccgTGTTAAAATCTATACTAGTCTGGAAGATgcattaaataacaaaatggATGCTAGTATGTTACCTAAAGAGTACGGTGGTACCATGCCTATGAAAGAAATGATCg atcttTGGCGACAAGAACTATTAGAAATAAGACCGATATTGTTAAGTCATGATAAAATGCAGGTATGTCTCGATCAATATTCTGAAAAAGCACGAGAGGGTGCCGTATCTGCTTTAAAACAAGGATTTGGTTGCTCGAGTGTTGGATCCAGCGATAATATGATGAGTGGCATCAGTGGTTCCTTCAGAAAACTCGAAGTCGACTGA
- the LOC124427956 gene encoding uncharacterized protein LOC124427956 isoform X1, with product MQMSEETFEILLDVMEKHFAALKLLDDEPEHKLTRTVSFSDLPSRTSRILIEQCFQTPESPSLMRQYSCEQIVNKANNIRQLKISESLYTDNTEHRRTWETTIPHINNSEGIDWNLYKPVNDLANTNKPQWDEIEYMEVDKIDLSDHNNKEIDTVNLISPIEVKSPEDKTEQIKESNTISEKESYEEIKKKCRSLVSSIMTKNKDSVHYCYKIAFFILIPIFVFLIAAFLNQEEDVNYTCNHKLHFSNASIELQQKIYGQNKVIPSLIEFLETHKACTRLAILVGSTGVGKSYTIDIIRRNFPSQNKILQYNSPLNKADINGISSYRCNLIIFENLRENDILDVVNLSTNIFKLKKTCITMLAVINVEKVNHNLDRTIELDANIEEIRAVFSKANNDAYIFGYKPLSEKILEKCIMQAMKDSHLKLSKDKIQQVKQSLLVSNSGCKGAYAKVQIIGRE from the exons ATGCAAATGAGTGAA GAAACTTTCGAAATTTTACTTGATGTAATGGAAAAACACTTTGCAGCTTTAAAACTTTTAGACGACGAACCTGAACATAAATTGACCAGAACAGTCAGTTTTTCTGATCTACCATCAAGAACTAGTAGAATACTTATTGAACAATGCTTCCAAACTCCAGAGTCTCCTAGTTTAATGAGGCAATATAGTTGTGAACAAATAGTTAATAAAGCTAATAATATCAG acaACTAAAAATATCAGAAAGTTTATATACAGATAATACTGAACATAGAAGAACTTGGGAAACTACTATTCCTCATATAAACAATTCGGAAGGTATTGATTGGAATTTATACAAACCTGTTAATGATTTAGCTAATACGAACAAACCTCAATGGGATGAAATAGAGTACATGGAAGTAGACAAAATTGATTTATcagatcataataataaagaaattgataCTGTTAATTTGATTAGTCCTATAGAAGTAAAATCACCAGAAGATAAAActgaacaaataaaagaatcaaACACTATCTCTGAGAAAGAATCatatgaagaaataaagaagaaatgccGTTCTCTTGTATCATCAATTATGACAAAAAATAAGGATTCTGTGCACTATTGCTACAAAAttgcattttttatattaataccaatatttgtatttttgatAGCTGCTTTCTTAAATCAAGAGGAAGATGTAAACTATACTTGCAATCATAAGCTACATTTCTCCAATGCCAGTATTGAGTtacaacaaaaaatttatGGTCAAAATAAAGTTATACCATCTTTAATTGAATTTCTTGAAACACATAAGGCCTGTACAAGGCTCGCAATACTTGTAGGAAGTACTGGAGTTGGAAAATCTTATACTATCGAcattataagaagaaattttccaagtcaaaataaaattttacaatataattcGCCTTTAAATAAGGCTGACATAAATGGGATTTCATCATATCgttgtaatttaattattttcgaaaactTAAGAGAGAATGATATTTTAGACGTGGTGAACCTTTCAACGAACATATTTAAACTAAAAAAGACTTGTATCACTATGTTAGCAGTAATTAACGTAGAGAAAGTAAATCATAATTTAGATCGTACGATTGAATTGGATGCAAACATTGAAGAGATTAGAGCTGTGTTTTCTAAAGCAAACAACGATGCATACATATTTGGATATAAGCCTTTAAGTGAAAAAATCTTGGAGAAATGCATAATGCAAGCAATGAAAGATAGTCATCTAAAACttagtaaagataaaatacaGCAAGTGAAACAAAGTCTGTTGGTATCTAATAGCGGTTGTAAAGGTGCTTATGCAAAGGTGCAGATCATTGGTCGAGAATAA
- the LOC124427956 gene encoding uncharacterized protein LOC124427956 isoform X2, translated as MEKHFAALKLLDDEPEHKLTRTVSFSDLPSRTSRILIEQCFQTPESPSLMRQYSCEQIVNKANNIRQLKISESLYTDNTEHRRTWETTIPHINNSEGIDWNLYKPVNDLANTNKPQWDEIEYMEVDKIDLSDHNNKEIDTVNLISPIEVKSPEDKTEQIKESNTISEKESYEEIKKKCRSLVSSIMTKNKDSVHYCYKIAFFILIPIFVFLIAAFLNQEEDVNYTCNHKLHFSNASIELQQKIYGQNKVIPSLIEFLETHKACTRLAILVGSTGVGKSYTIDIIRRNFPSQNKILQYNSPLNKADINGISSYRCNLIIFENLRENDILDVVNLSTNIFKLKKTCITMLAVINVEKVNHNLDRTIELDANIEEIRAVFSKANNDAYIFGYKPLSEKILEKCIMQAMKDSHLKLSKDKIQQVKQSLLVSNSGCKGAYAKVQIIGRE; from the exons ATGGAAAAACACTTTGCAGCTTTAAAACTTTTAGACGACGAACCTGAACATAAATTGACCAGAACAGTCAGTTTTTCTGATCTACCATCAAGAACTAGTAGAATACTTATTGAACAATGCTTCCAAACTCCAGAGTCTCCTAGTTTAATGAGGCAATATAGTTGTGAACAAATAGTTAATAAAGCTAATAATATCAG acaACTAAAAATATCAGAAAGTTTATATACAGATAATACTGAACATAGAAGAACTTGGGAAACTACTATTCCTCATATAAACAATTCGGAAGGTATTGATTGGAATTTATACAAACCTGTTAATGATTTAGCTAATACGAACAAACCTCAATGGGATGAAATAGAGTACATGGAAGTAGACAAAATTGATTTATcagatcataataataaagaaattgataCTGTTAATTTGATTAGTCCTATAGAAGTAAAATCACCAGAAGATAAAActgaacaaataaaagaatcaaACACTATCTCTGAGAAAGAATCatatgaagaaataaagaagaaatgccGTTCTCTTGTATCATCAATTATGACAAAAAATAAGGATTCTGTGCACTATTGCTACAAAAttgcattttttatattaataccaatatttgtatttttgatAGCTGCTTTCTTAAATCAAGAGGAAGATGTAAACTATACTTGCAATCATAAGCTACATTTCTCCAATGCCAGTATTGAGTtacaacaaaaaatttatGGTCAAAATAAAGTTATACCATCTTTAATTGAATTTCTTGAAACACATAAGGCCTGTACAAGGCTCGCAATACTTGTAGGAAGTACTGGAGTTGGAAAATCTTATACTATCGAcattataagaagaaattttccaagtcaaaataaaattttacaatataattcGCCTTTAAATAAGGCTGACATAAATGGGATTTCATCATATCgttgtaatttaattattttcgaaaactTAAGAGAGAATGATATTTTAGACGTGGTGAACCTTTCAACGAACATATTTAAACTAAAAAAGACTTGTATCACTATGTTAGCAGTAATTAACGTAGAGAAAGTAAATCATAATTTAGATCGTACGATTGAATTGGATGCAAACATTGAAGAGATTAGAGCTGTGTTTTCTAAAGCAAACAACGATGCATACATATTTGGATATAAGCCTTTAAGTGAAAAAATCTTGGAGAAATGCATAATGCAAGCAATGAAAGATAGTCATCTAAAACttagtaaagataaaatacaGCAAGTGAAACAAAGTCTGTTGGTATCTAATAGCGGTTGTAAAGGTGCTTATGCAAAGGTGCAGATCATTGGTCGAGAATAA